From the genome of Pirellulaceae bacterium, one region includes:
- a CDS encoding alpha/beta hydrolase, with the protein MSKSGACKILFVLVILLGGRVANLLPVGQACAEAESQLEFAGARQETYKQFPNAELKLYIFNPKEHQLTDRRPAAVFFFGGSWNGGTPKQFEPHCRYLASRGMVAITADYRVATRHGTTPFDAVKDGKSAVRWIRSNATRLGIDSKRIAAGGGSAGGHVAAATGNIRGLENQNEHLAISSIPNALLLFNPVYDNGPGGYGYERVKADYQQISPFHNIRAGAPPTVVFFGTQDDLVPVVTAVEYEKRMKAVNSRCETHLYEKQKHGFFNENRSDGKYFRKTVIEMDRFLNSLGWLQGPPTLAQPPE; encoded by the coding sequence GTGTCCAAATCTGGAGCATGTAAAATCCTTTTCGTCCTGGTGATCTTGTTAGGCGGTCGGGTTGCAAATCTATTGCCCGTTGGTCAGGCTTGCGCGGAAGCTGAGAGTCAATTGGAGTTTGCGGGAGCCAGACAGGAAACCTACAAACAGTTTCCCAATGCCGAGCTGAAACTCTATATCTTCAACCCGAAAGAACATCAGCTAACAGATCGACGCCCTGCGGCAGTTTTCTTTTTTGGGGGAAGTTGGAACGGTGGCACCCCCAAACAATTCGAGCCCCATTGCCGCTATCTTGCGTCTCGCGGGATGGTCGCGATAACAGCCGATTATCGCGTGGCGACTCGGCACGGGACCACGCCATTCGACGCCGTCAAGGATGGTAAATCAGCGGTTCGCTGGATTCGGTCGAACGCAACTCGCTTGGGGATCGACTCGAAGCGGATCGCTGCGGGGGGTGGTTCAGCCGGAGGACATGTGGCTGCCGCGACGGGAAATATTCGTGGACTTGAAAATCAAAATGAGCACTTAGCGATCAGCTCGATCCCCAATGCGCTCCTACTCTTCAATCCGGTGTACGATAATGGTCCAGGTGGATACGGTTATGAACGCGTGAAAGCCGACTACCAGCAGATTTCCCCATTTCACAATATCCGCGCGGGCGCTCCACCAACGGTGGTCTTTTTTGGCACCCAAGATGATCTCGTCCCCGTGGTAACCGCTGTCGAATACGAAAAACGCATGAAAGCTGTCAATAGCCGTTGTGAGACGCATCTCTATGAGAAACAAAAACACGGCTTTTTCAATGAAAACCGCAGCGATGGCAAGTATTTCCGAAAAACGGTGATCGAGATGGACCGGTTCCTAAATTCTTTAGGCTGGCTCCAGGGTCCGCCAACGCTGGCACAGCCCCCTGAATGA
- a CDS encoding sulfatase: MRTKRCLIQVFVVWTLSGIALQADKRPNLIFLMTDDQRADSLGCMGNRVIQTPNIDAMASHGVLFENAFVTTAICMTSRACVLTGQYAARHGIRSFSQELSQEQLSETYLSCLKQANYRTGFIGKWGVGDPRSANDLLDYNRGFPGQSRYFQGDLKQKQGRHLTAQLGDQAIDFLAGCSEDEPFHLSVSFKAPHCQDSDDIYSDQFPADRAFDSLYRDLVIPRPPAAAAPFFDRLPPFLKNRMNRDRWAVRFRSPERYQKSVKDYYRLISGVDRVVGRIRHELERLGFADNTVIIYTSDHGFFLGEYGFAGKWTPHDVSIRIPLIIHDPRSPAAERGQRYEQMALSIDMAPTLLDYAQIDAPESMQGSSLRALIGNDKRLDWRQSFFYEHWFSAGGRIAPCEGVRGERWKYARYLKLGKEIEGEQRWEELYDLTSDPDETVNLAQDPAFADQLKRQRINWQQWRQSVRQTP; encoded by the coding sequence ATGCGAACCAAACGCTGCTTAATTCAGGTCTTTGTCGTCTGGACGTTATCTGGAATCGCGCTTCAGGCTGACAAGCGCCCGAATTTGATCTTCCTCATGACCGATGATCAACGAGCAGACTCGCTTGGATGTATGGGGAATCGTGTCATTCAGACTCCCAATATCGACGCGATGGCCTCCCATGGCGTTCTGTTTGAAAATGCCTTTGTGACCACGGCAATCTGCATGACAAGTCGCGCTTGCGTGCTGACAGGCCAATATGCTGCACGGCATGGAATTAGGAGCTTTTCCCAGGAATTATCGCAGGAACAACTTTCAGAAACCTACCTAAGTTGTCTGAAGCAGGCAAATTATCGCACAGGGTTTATTGGTAAATGGGGGGTCGGTGACCCTCGATCAGCGAATGATTTGCTGGACTACAATCGGGGATTTCCAGGACAAAGTCGTTACTTTCAGGGCGACCTGAAGCAGAAGCAAGGACGGCATTTAACCGCCCAGTTGGGTGATCAGGCGATCGATTTTTTGGCAGGCTGCAGCGAGGACGAACCGTTTCATTTATCGGTAAGTTTTAAAGCGCCTCACTGCCAGGATTCAGACGACATCTATTCGGACCAATTTCCTGCGGATCGGGCGTTTGATAGCCTGTATCGAGATTTGGTCATTCCGCGCCCGCCTGCCGCGGCGGCCCCGTTCTTTGACCGACTGCCGCCGTTTTTGAAGAATCGTATGAATCGCGATCGTTGGGCCGTTCGGTTTCGGTCACCGGAACGCTACCAAAAATCGGTCAAAGATTATTACCGACTTATTTCCGGTGTTGATCGGGTTGTCGGCAGGATTCGACATGAATTAGAACGGCTTGGCTTTGCCGACAACACGGTGATTATTTACACATCGGATCACGGTTTTTTCCTTGGGGAGTACGGTTTTGCGGGGAAATGGACGCCTCACGATGTATCGATCCGTATCCCTCTTATTATCCATGATCCCCGTTCGCCGGCAGCCGAACGAGGGCAGCGCTACGAGCAGATGGCCTTGTCGATTGATATGGCTCCAACCCTCCTGGATTATGCCCAGATCGACGCTCCCGAATCGATGCAAGGCTCAAGTCTTCGTGCTTTGATCGGCAATGACAAGCGGCTCGATTGGCGGCAGAGTTTCTTTTACGAGCATTGGTTTTCAGCCGGTGGACGAATCGCACCTTGCGAGGGTGTACGAGGCGAGCGTTGGAAGTATGCGCGGTATCTGAAGCTTGGCAAAGAAATCGAAGGCGAGCAGCGTTGGGAGGAACTTTACGATTTGACGAGTGATCCCGATGAAACGGTGAATCTTGCTCAGGATCCCGCCTTTGCAGATCAACTGAAACGGCAACGAATTAATTGGCAACAATGGCGTCAAAGCGTCCGGCAAACCCCCTAA
- a CDS encoding cation transporter, translated as MAKRQELERRGLWLSVLGALLMAALGIGFAILTSSDAVLLDGVFSFVGCAVGFVSLRVAHLIARPDDETFHFGYSAYEPMLNLTKGLLMGVVSLFAFVSSITVAVHGGRAIEAGWATVYAVLAALGCFAIAVVQRVLAASTRSPLLQVDANNWLVDGLFSAAVALAFLIATILEGTKYDRWLPYADPLIVAVLVLISLPVPIMIIRDNWNQLVGKAPHRKIQDRADKVVSAILSDVATVDTNIRMQQWGRLTYLQLYVICEPVMNCDLKELDKYREQIANALAKEFDNLALDVVFTQDTQWVAASIGIEK; from the coding sequence ATGGCGAAGAGACAAGAACTTGAACGACGTGGCCTTTGGCTGTCTGTTTTAGGCGCATTGCTGATGGCCGCGCTTGGTATCGGTTTTGCCATCCTAACATCATCTGATGCCGTTCTCTTGGATGGTGTTTTTTCGTTTGTCGGATGTGCGGTTGGATTCGTGTCTTTGAGGGTGGCGCATCTTATTGCCCGACCCGATGACGAGACGTTCCATTTTGGATATTCGGCGTATGAGCCGATGCTTAACCTGACAAAGGGGCTGCTCATGGGAGTGGTTTCCCTGTTTGCATTTGTATCGTCGATTACCGTTGCGGTTCATGGTGGGCGAGCTATCGAGGCCGGTTGGGCCACCGTTTATGCGGTATTGGCCGCTCTGGGGTGCTTCGCAATTGCGGTCGTTCAACGGGTGTTAGCCGCAAGCACTCGATCTCCGTTACTGCAAGTGGATGCCAACAACTGGCTGGTAGATGGCCTGTTTTCTGCCGCCGTTGCGCTGGCCTTTTTAATCGCGACCATTTTGGAGGGCACGAAGTATGACCGTTGGTTACCCTACGCAGACCCCCTGATTGTAGCCGTTCTTGTATTGATCAGTTTGCCAGTCCCGATCATGATAATTCGCGACAATTGGAATCAGCTTGTCGGAAAAGCACCCCATCGAAAAATTCAAGATCGAGCCGATAAGGTTGTGTCTGCGATACTATCGGATGTCGCCACCGTCGACACAAACATCAGAATGCAACAATGGGGGCGATTAACCTACCTACAGCTCTACGTGATTTGTGAACCCGTGATGAATTGCGATCTAAAAGAGTTGGATAAATATCGCGAACAAATTGCAAACGCATTAGCGAAGGAGTTCGATAATCTGGCTTTGGATGTTGTGTTCACCCAAGATACCCAGTGGGTAGCTGCCTCGATTGGCATCGAGAAATGA
- a CDS encoding DUF1501 domain-containing protein has protein sequence MSHKSPFPCGQSRREFIWQMGNGFAGLALADLLATDARFARTAEGEDEVRQFNPLQAKPAHFAPRAKACIFLMMNGAPSQVDTFDYKPELEKFAGKQLPADKKFINSGGRRIGYLTPAWRKFRPGGESGLLVSDYFPQVRKHADKLCVLNSCHTDSHAHGSALVAMNTGKTLVGRPSLGSWAVYGLGSENENLPGYVVMLDKRGGPISGQPNWASGFMPGTYSGTLFRPVGDPILDLKGPSHVSDRVQREQLDLLAKLNEKHLDERAGGRELASRINSYELAYRMQSATPEAVDLTQEAQNTLDMYGIGRKPTDEYGRNCLIARRLVERGVRFIQLYSGGGHLEETWDAHAGIESNHGQHAPEVDQPIAALLADLERRSLLDETLVVWGGEFGRMPFSEGKGAPGRNHNPYGFSMWLAGGGVKGGMNYGSTDEVGFEAVENKVHLHDLHATILHIMGLDHELLTWFHQGRKESLTDVGGRVIGDILV, from the coding sequence ATGAGTCATAAGTCACCTTTTCCCTGTGGACAGTCTCGTCGCGAATTCATTTGGCAGATGGGGAACGGTTTTGCTGGCCTCGCCCTCGCCGATCTCTTGGCAACGGATGCCAGGTTCGCTCGAACGGCCGAAGGCGAAGACGAAGTGCGACAATTCAATCCGCTTCAAGCAAAACCGGCTCATTTTGCTCCGCGCGCCAAAGCGTGCATATTTTTGATGATGAACGGAGCTCCCTCGCAGGTAGACACCTTTGACTACAAACCCGAGTTGGAGAAATTTGCGGGGAAACAATTGCCGGCCGATAAAAAGTTTATCAATTCAGGTGGGCGTAGAATCGGCTATCTCACGCCGGCGTGGAGAAAGTTCCGACCTGGAGGTGAAAGTGGTCTGCTGGTGTCTGATTACTTTCCACAGGTTCGGAAGCATGCCGACAAATTATGTGTTTTGAATTCGTGTCACACCGACAGCCATGCCCACGGATCGGCACTGGTCGCCATGAATACAGGAAAGACACTCGTCGGGCGGCCGTCGCTGGGAAGTTGGGCCGTTTATGGTTTGGGGAGTGAGAACGAAAATCTACCCGGCTATGTCGTGATGCTTGATAAACGCGGTGGGCCGATCAGCGGCCAGCCAAACTGGGCCAGCGGTTTTATGCCGGGAACCTATTCTGGCACGTTGTTTCGGCCCGTGGGGGATCCCATTCTTGATTTGAAAGGTCCCTCGCATGTTTCGGACAGAGTGCAACGCGAACAGCTTGATCTTCTGGCAAAACTCAATGAGAAACATTTGGACGAACGCGCTGGCGGACGGGAGTTGGCGTCCCGAATTAATAGTTATGAATTAGCCTATCGGATGCAGTCAGCAACGCCCGAAGCGGTGGATCTAACGCAGGAAGCCCAAAACACGCTTGATATGTACGGCATTGGCCGAAAGCCTACCGACGAATATGGACGGAATTGTTTGATTGCAAGGCGTCTCGTAGAACGGGGCGTGCGTTTCATCCAGCTCTATTCAGGCGGTGGCCATCTGGAGGAAACCTGGGACGCCCATGCAGGCATTGAATCGAATCACGGGCAACACGCACCTGAGGTCGACCAACCCATTGCCGCATTGCTTGCTGACCTCGAACGTCGTTCGCTGCTTGACGAGACTCTGGTGGTCTGGGGTGGTGAGTTTGGGCGGATGCCTTTTAGTGAGGGGAAAGGTGCCCCAGGCCGTAATCACAATCCGTATGGATTTTCGATGTGGCTCGCGGGAGGTGGAGTCAAGGGCGGAATGAACTACGGCAGCACGGACGAAGTGGGTTTTGAGGCGGTCGAAAATAAAGTGCATCTGCATGATTTACACGCCACGATCCTCCATATCATGGGCCTTGACCATGAATTATTGACATGGTTTCATCAAGGGCGGAAGGAAAGTTTGACCGATGTGGGCGGCCGCGTGATTGGTGATATCCTGGTCTGA
- a CDS encoding aromatic ring-hydroxylating dioxygenase subunit alpha, translating to MIEPKPTSRKITMPGEYFHSPQIYDRETRQIFQKQWLCVGRASEISNSGDFIVRELDGESVILVRNQDGQINCFHNLCRHRGTRLKEEACGELGERIQCPYHAWSYDLSGKLRSSPGMSHVVGFHQSDYSLFQVTTAIWRGFIFINFDLQAIPFERYCDPFQSRFDTWELERLVVAHQITYDLATNWKIVFHNYSECYHCAMVHPQLSPMTSAETCSNDFVKGPLLGGPMVLSDGCQTLSMGGEICGDGFSKLLPADRRRVYFYTLFPNLFLSPHPDYFLTHRIERRAIGETRVTCQWLLPPSVLDRTDFDLSRAIEFWDLTNCQDWHLCELTYQGVCSPAYQPGPYSSFESVLPAFDEHYLETLKNEP from the coding sequence ATGATTGAGCCGAAACCAACAAGCCGTAAGATCACCATGCCGGGAGAATATTTTCATTCGCCGCAGATTTACGATCGCGAAACACGCCAGATATTTCAAAAACAATGGCTATGTGTTGGGAGAGCGTCGGAGATCTCGAATTCGGGCGATTTCATTGTTCGCGAGCTGGATGGCGAAAGTGTGATCCTGGTGCGAAATCAGGATGGCCAAATCAATTGCTTTCATAATCTCTGTCGTCATCGTGGAACCCGACTCAAAGAGGAAGCCTGTGGTGAACTTGGCGAGCGAATCCAGTGCCCTTACCACGCATGGTCCTATGATTTATCCGGAAAACTTCGGAGCTCGCCCGGCATGAGCCATGTGGTGGGGTTTCATCAATCCGATTATTCGCTCTTTCAGGTGACTACTGCGATTTGGCGAGGTTTTATCTTCATTAACTTCGATCTACAAGCCATCCCATTTGAAAGATACTGTGATCCATTTCAATCGCGTTTTGATACCTGGGAGCTTGAAAGGCTCGTTGTAGCGCATCAGATAACCTATGACCTGGCTACGAATTGGAAAATTGTCTTTCACAACTACAGCGAATGTTACCACTGTGCAATGGTTCACCCGCAACTAAGTCCCATGACCTCGGCCGAGACGTGTTCCAACGATTTTGTCAAAGGACCCCTACTGGGAGGCCCAATGGTGTTATCGGATGGCTGTCAGACGCTAAGCATGGGTGGGGAAATCTGCGGTGACGGCTTTTCCAAGTTGTTGCCAGCCGATCGCAGGCGAGTCTATTTCTACACTTTGTTTCCAAATCTCTTTCTCAGTCCTCATCCCGACTACTTTTTGACACACAGGATCGAGCGGCGAGCGATTGGTGAAACTCGCGTCACTTGCCAATGGCTTTTACCTCCATCGGTACTAGATCGAACCGACTTTGACCTATCAAGGGCAATTGAATTCTGGGATCTCACCAACTGCCAAGATTGGCATCTCTGTGAGTTAACGTACCAAGGTGTCTGCTCGCCTGCCTACCAACCGGGACCCTACTCGAGCTTCGAAAGTGTTTTGCCAGCTTTCGACGAACACTACCTTGAAACTTTAAAGAATGAACCGTAA
- a CDS encoding DUF1553 domain-containing protein, protein MRKFTQPIWLSSLLFFSFVSTNDANEKIDFAKSIAPIFEKHCVSCHSSGNRKGDISLTTSGDLEENEYVIDGDPDGSYLIELVTSQNGEPPEMPKKGERLHEDEVAVLRRWVLEGAEWPDSVVVKEKPRAGDDWWSLQSIAVKSETSIDDLIEQRLRTAGLSLSPPAPRKALIHRAYYDLIGLPPTPEEVRAFVEDPNPLAFEVVVDRLLDSPHYGERWGRHWLDVIRFGESIGYERNVIVDNLWPFRDYVIRSINQDKSFHQFIREHLAGDVIGPGDPDVAIGSAFLVAGPYDDVGNQDAAQAAQIRANTLDEMIRATSEAFLGLTIGCARCHDHKFDPITQQDYYGLYATFAGIRHGEQTLATPEEIVARERTLKPLLDQKQAVDQNLIDHREARLARAKSRLDELEAQWTRPPVDRTGTEERFPPVEAKFVRLTCEAQDVKPATDTGFGIDEFQVWSVGTSPGLQAVASKNVALAMNGGQASGKARPNEDFPEAYSAQLAIDGKRGARFIAADNKLTIELAEPTMIDRVVFSNVQSKQDNNGWRFAFVADYRIEVSGDGQNWQEVANGRDRQPVNRESHLNYRLLKMDLTIEDQLEQSRLENELREVKVKVGQVPNLPSVWMGKRVADDAKGPFHVFLGGNPQKRGEEVVPASLQVLSNDKTADEKGNRYRLQPDTQEDQRRLALADWLVDVDNPLTLRVLANRVWQYHFGTGIVDTPSDFGYMGSKPSHPELLDFLAVKLRDNDWRLKDLHRLIMNSRVYQQSSRHRTEAAQIDASTRLLWRFPPRRLSAEEIRDTILQVSGKLDAERGGPGFRLYHYMQDNVCTYVPLDQHGPETYRRAVYHQNARASVVDLMTDFDQPDCTFSSPKRAETTTPLQALTMLNHSFTMDMANAFANRLRRDAGDSPKAQLQRAFQLCFSREPAEDEIAPCLQIVENYGLPAMCRILLNTSELIYVR, encoded by the coding sequence ATGAGAAAATTTACACAACCAATCTGGCTGAGTAGCTTGTTGTTCTTCTCCTTCGTGTCGACAAATGATGCCAACGAGAAGATCGACTTTGCGAAATCGATTGCGCCGATCTTTGAGAAACATTGCGTAAGTTGTCACTCGTCGGGTAATCGCAAAGGAGACATCTCCTTAACGACGTCTGGAGATTTGGAAGAAAACGAATACGTCATTGATGGCGACCCAGATGGAAGCTACCTCATTGAGTTGGTTACTTCCCAGAATGGCGAACCACCCGAAATGCCAAAAAAGGGAGAGCGACTGCACGAGGATGAAGTGGCGGTTTTACGGCGTTGGGTTTTGGAAGGCGCGGAGTGGCCTGATTCGGTTGTGGTGAAGGAGAAGCCAAGAGCGGGTGACGACTGGTGGTCTTTGCAATCGATTGCGGTGAAGTCCGAAACGTCGATTGATGATTTGATCGAGCAACGCTTGCGGACAGCTGGGCTCTCTCTCAGCCCGCCTGCCCCCCGAAAAGCACTTATTCATCGCGCGTATTATGATTTGATTGGTCTGCCGCCGACGCCGGAAGAAGTGCGTGCTTTTGTAGAGGATCCAAATCCACTCGCCTTTGAGGTGGTGGTGGATCGCCTGCTTGATTCACCGCATTACGGCGAACGGTGGGGCCGCCATTGGCTGGACGTGATTCGATTTGGCGAAAGCATTGGCTATGAACGAAACGTAATCGTAGATAATTTGTGGCCATTTCGAGATTATGTGATCCGCTCGATTAACCAAGACAAATCGTTTCATCAATTCATTCGAGAGCACCTCGCTGGCGACGTGATCGGTCCCGGCGACCCGGACGTCGCAATTGGTTCGGCTTTTCTTGTGGCCGGCCCCTACGACGACGTGGGCAATCAGGACGCTGCCCAGGCAGCGCAAATCCGGGCGAACACTCTTGACGAAATGATCCGAGCCACCAGCGAAGCATTTTTAGGGCTGACAATTGGGTGCGCTCGCTGCCACGATCACAAATTCGATCCGATCACGCAGCAGGACTATTACGGACTTTATGCGACGTTCGCCGGAATTCGTCATGGGGAGCAGACCCTGGCAACCCCCGAGGAGATAGTGGCTCGGGAAAGGACGCTAAAACCGCTACTGGATCAAAAACAGGCGGTCGACCAGAACCTGATTGATCACCGTGAGGCGAGACTGGCACGGGCAAAATCGCGCCTTGATGAGTTGGAGGCACAATGGACACGCCCCCCCGTCGATCGAACGGGTACGGAAGAGCGGTTCCCACCGGTTGAAGCCAAGTTTGTCCGGCTGACTTGCGAAGCGCAGGATGTCAAACCGGCAACGGATACCGGTTTTGGCATCGATGAATTTCAAGTCTGGTCCGTCGGAACGAGTCCTGGCCTTCAAGCGGTTGCTTCCAAAAATGTTGCACTCGCAATGAATGGTGGACAGGCCAGTGGGAAAGCTCGCCCCAATGAAGATTTTCCAGAAGCGTATAGCGCCCAATTGGCTATCGATGGGAAAAGGGGAGCTCGCTTTATCGCGGCCGATAACAAGCTGACGATCGAACTTGCCGAACCGACCATGATCGATCGGGTGGTCTTTTCGAACGTTCAATCAAAACAGGACAATAATGGCTGGCGGTTTGCTTTTGTGGCGGACTACCGAATTGAAGTTTCCGGTGATGGTCAAAATTGGCAAGAGGTAGCCAACGGGCGTGATCGACAGCCTGTCAATCGAGAGTCACACCTGAATTATCGATTGCTGAAAATGGATCTCACGATAGAGGATCAACTCGAACAATCTCGTTTAGAGAATGAGCTTAGAGAAGTTAAGGTCAAGGTTGGACAAGTTCCCAATCTCCCTTCAGTCTGGATGGGTAAACGTGTGGCTGACGACGCGAAAGGACCGTTCCACGTGTTCTTGGGGGGAAATCCACAGAAGCGAGGCGAAGAGGTAGTTCCCGCCAGCCTTCAGGTGCTCAGCAACGATAAAACGGCAGATGAAAAGGGCAATCGTTATCGTCTTCAACCGGATACCCAAGAAGACCAGCGGCGACTTGCGCTCGCTGATTGGCTCGTCGATGTCGACAATCCTCTTACCCTGCGTGTGCTGGCAAATCGCGTATGGCAATATCATTTTGGAACGGGCATTGTTGATACACCGAGTGACTTTGGATACATGGGAAGCAAGCCTTCTCATCCCGAGTTGCTTGATTTCCTCGCCGTCAAATTGCGAGATAACGATTGGCGATTGAAGGATTTACATCGGCTGATTATGAATTCCCGAGTTTATCAACAATCGTCCCGTCATCGCACGGAAGCTGCCCAGATTGACGCTTCCACACGGCTCCTCTGGCGATTTCCCCCCCGTCGTCTGTCAGCGGAAGAAATTCGCGATACGATCCTCCAGGTCAGCGGAAAACTAGATGCGGAACGCGGTGGCCCCGGATTCCGACTCTATCATTACATGCAGGACAACGTCTGCACCTACGTGCCCCTCGATCAACACGGTCCTGAAACCTATCGACGCGCTGTTTACCATCAAAACGCACGAGCCTCCGTGGTTGATCTGATGACTGATTTTGACCAGCCGGATTGCACCTTCTCCTCACCAAAACGAGCTGAAACGACAACGCCACTGCAAGCGCTGACCATGCTGAATCATTCTTTTACGATGGATATGGCAAATGCTTTTGCCAATCGTTTGCGCCGCGACGCAGGTGATAGCCCCAAGGCTCAACTCCAGCGAGCTTTTCAACTTTGTTTTTCACGCGAGCCCGCTGAGGACGAAATCGCGCCCTGTCTGCAGATTGTCGAAAACTACGGTTTGCCTGCCATGTGTCGAATCCTTTTAAATACGAGCGAGTTGATTTATGTCCGTTGA
- a CDS encoding dienelactone hydrolase family protein yields MPPEQLRQALVKCLGGAWPVPCPLNSNTARIIQKPGYRIETLSYEVEPGDRVPALLLIPDGVTEQSPAIAVWHQHAGQYHLGKSEPAGLAGNPMHHTGVALAKEGYVVLCPDTLCFEERQDPTGKLDGMRFERFEFLRYVVEGKSLAWKNILDMRRAIDLLTSRPEVDEKRIGCYGHSMGSTHAWLVGPHEPRIKALVGNCCLPTYQGIHEKRLLHCFPNFIPGWMTYGDTPEIAALVAPRALHLNLGETDSGSPITHAKAGIVRIQQAYKRQNAVGQFSFFIEPETGHVLSESMWRHTKQFFLRKL; encoded by the coding sequence ATGCCCCCCGAGCAACTGCGACAAGCGCTGGTGAAATGCTTGGGCGGGGCCTGGCCGGTTCCCTGTCCTTTGAATTCAAATACGGCACGGATCATTCAGAAGCCCGGGTATCGAATTGAGACGCTCAGTTATGAAGTTGAGCCTGGTGACCGCGTTCCAGCGCTGCTTCTGATTCCCGACGGAGTGACCGAACAGTCGCCAGCGATCGCCGTCTGGCATCAGCATGCCGGACAATATCATCTCGGCAAAAGCGAACCAGCCGGATTGGCTGGTAACCCCATGCATCATACCGGAGTCGCTCTCGCAAAGGAGGGATACGTTGTTCTTTGTCCTGACACGCTTTGTTTTGAAGAGCGACAAGATCCAACGGGTAAGTTGGACGGTATGCGATTTGAGCGTTTCGAGTTTCTTCGTTACGTCGTTGAAGGGAAATCTCTGGCGTGGAAAAATATTCTCGATATGCGTCGAGCCATTGACTTGCTCACATCGCGACCCGAGGTCGATGAGAAACGGATTGGTTGTTATGGTCATTCGATGGGATCAACTCACGCATGGTTAGTCGGCCCGCATGAGCCCCGCATCAAGGCTCTTGTTGGCAACTGTTGTTTGCCGACCTATCAGGGTATTCATGAAAAACGACTTTTGCATTGTTTTCCGAATTTCATTCCCGGATGGATGACCTATGGTGACACGCCTGAAATCGCAGCGTTGGTTGCGCCGCGTGCTCTCCATTTAAATCTCGGAGAGACCGATTCTGGCAGCCCAATCACCCATGCCAAAGCAGGGATTGTTCGCATTCAACAGGCCTATAAACGCCAGAATGCAGTCGGTCAGTTCAGTTTTTTCATCGAACCGGAAACAGGACACGTATTGTCGGAATCAATGTGGCGGCACACGAAACAGTTTTTTCTGAGAAAGCTCTGA
- a CDS encoding fasciclin domain-containing protein, protein MKKITTVMLVSMAALFVSSDAFAGCGTCDKTIVENAVEGKFNTLVAAAKAAGLVETLNGKGPYTVFAPTDEAFAKLPKGTVEALLKPENKEKLVAILMYHVVPGNVMAKDVVKLKSAKTAQGSKVAIKVSGDTVNVDNAKVVKADVKCKNGVIHVIDAVILPKASS, encoded by the coding sequence ATGAAGAAGATCACGACCGTAATGCTGGTTTCCATGGCAGCTTTATTCGTTAGCAGCGACGCGTTCGCAGGTTGCGGAACTTGCGATAAGACCATTGTTGAAAACGCTGTCGAAGGCAAATTCAACACTCTTGTCGCCGCAGCCAAGGCGGCTGGCTTGGTCGAGACTCTCAACGGTAAGGGACCTTACACGGTCTTTGCTCCCACCGATGAAGCTTTCGCCAAATTGCCTAAAGGCACTGTAGAAGCACTTCTGAAACCCGAGAATAAAGAGAAACTCGTCGCGATTTTGATGTATCACGTCGTGCCAGGCAACGTGATGGCCAAGGATGTCGTGAAACTTAAGTCCGCCAAAACCGCCCAGGGTTCGAAGGTGGCCATCAAGGTCTCCGGTGATACCGTGAATGTGGACAATGCGAAGGTTGTCAAGGCAGACGTCAAATGCAAGAACGGAGTGATTCACGTCATCGACGCTGTTATACTTCCCAAAGCGTCGTCGTAG